The Verrucomicrobiota bacterium region AGGAGTTCCTAAATGATATGTTAGCCAAGGAAGGTAATGAACTTTCCGCTTATAATGACCTTCTCGCCGACTTCCTCCGTTATTGTGATCTGGCAAAATTTGCCCAGTGGTCATTCAGTGCCGCTGAGATGGAGGAGATGATCACCTCGGCACAACGTTTTATTGAAGAAACAAAACCAAAAGATACAAAGGTGAAATCATGAGATTCATGTATCCCCAGCTTTTATGGTTACTCCTACTTTTGCCCTTTTTGGCTTTGCTCAAAGGTCGCTCGGGTAAATCGGCCAGCCTCACCTATTCGACAGCCACCCTCATCCGCCGGATAGGTGTCCCGACAAGATCCATGGCGGGACGGATGCTGCTTTTCCTGAAACTCCTGGCACTCGGGCTTTTTATTATCGCCTTGGCCCGGCCCCAATACGGGCGCGGCACCACCGAGATCGAAGCCAGCGGGATCGATATCGTCCTAGCAGTGGATATCTCCGGATCCATGGAGGCCTTAGACCTGACCCTCAATGGGAATAGTGCGAACCGGGTCGATGTGGTGAAATCCGTTATTAAAAAATTCATCGAAGAACGGTCCAGCGACCGGATCTCCCTCTTAGCATTTGCAGGGCGTCCCTACCTCGTGAGTCCCCTGACCCTGGACCACGATTGGCTCATCCTAAATCTCGACCGTCTCAGGACGGGCATGGTCGAGGATGGCACCGCTATTGGCTCGGCCATCGCCGCCAGTGTCAACAGGCTCCGAGACCAGAAAGCCAAAAGTAAAATCGTCATTCTCCTCACCGACGGGGTGAATAATGCCGGCAAAGTATCACCTGAAATAGACGCCGAAGCCGCCCGGGCCCTCGGGATCAAAGTTTATACAGTCGGTGTCGGCACCCAAGGTATCGCCCCTATCCCCGCCCGTGATCCCTTTGGTAATAAAGTCCTCGCCCAGATGCGTGTCGATGTGGATGAGCCCACCCTCCAAAAGGTCGCCGAT contains the following coding sequences:
- a CDS encoding VWA domain-containing protein; amino-acid sequence: MRFMYPQLLWLLLLLPFLALLKGRSGKSASLTYSTATLIRRIGVPTRSMAGRMLLFLKLLALGLFIIALARPQYGRGTTEIEASGIDIVLAVDISGSMEALDLTLNGNSANRVDVVKSVIKKFIEERSSDRISLLAFAGRPYLVSPLTLDHDWLILNLDRLRTGMVEDGTAIGSAIAASVNRLRDQKAKSKIVILLTDGVNNAGKVSPEIDAEAARALGIKVYTVGVGTQGIAPIPARDPFGNKVLAQMRVDVDEPTLQKVADITNAKFFRATDTDTLERVYQQIDQLEKTEVKMKKFEHYTELFAWFAAAGLALICIEQLLSNTKYRRLP